One genomic region from Nostoc sphaeroides encodes:
- the acsF gene encoding magnesium-protoporphyrin IX monomethyl ester (oxidative) cyclase produces MVDSLKKPGFEEIRPGIKVPAKETLLTPRFYTTDFDEMARMDISVNEDELQAILEEFRTDYNRHHFVRDAEFEQSWDHIDGETRRLFVEFLERSCTAEFSGFLLYKELGRRLKDKSPVLAECFNLMSRDEARHAGFLNKALSDFNLSLDLGFLTKSRSYTFFKPKFIFYATYLSEKIGYWRYITIYRHLEAHPEDRVYPIFRFFENWCQDENRHGDFFDAIMKSQPQILNDWKARLWSRFFLLSVFATMYLNDIQRKDFYATLGLDAREYDIHVIKKTNENAGRVFPLMLDVENPEFYERLDTCISNNEKLGAIANSSTPKFLQIFQKLPLYISSGWQLLRLYLMKPIDTVSAQGAVR; encoded by the coding sequence ATGGTAGATTCCCTCAAAAAACCAGGCTTTGAAGAAATCCGGCCAGGGATTAAAGTCCCGGCAAAAGAAACCCTGTTAACACCTCGGTTTTATACTACCGATTTTGATGAAATGGCGCGGATGGATATTTCCGTCAATGAAGACGAGTTACAAGCCATTCTCGAAGAGTTCCGCACTGACTACAACCGCCATCACTTTGTTCGAGATGCCGAGTTTGAACAATCCTGGGATCATATTGACGGGGAAACTCGTCGGTTGTTCGTTGAGTTTCTAGAACGTTCCTGTACGGCTGAGTTTTCTGGCTTTTTGCTGTATAAAGAACTTGGCCGTCGCTTGAAAGACAAAAGCCCCGTCTTGGCAGAGTGTTTTAACCTGATGTCACGGGATGAAGCACGTCACGCTGGCTTTTTGAACAAAGCTTTGTCGGACTTTAATCTGTCCCTAGATTTAGGGTTTTTGACTAAGAGTCGCAGTTATACCTTCTTTAAACCGAAATTCATCTTCTACGCTACTTATCTTTCTGAGAAGATCGGTTATTGGCGCTATATCACTATTTATCGCCATTTAGAAGCACATCCCGAAGACCGGGTTTATCCAATCTTCCGGTTCTTTGAGAACTGGTGTCAGGATGAAAACCGTCACGGCGATTTCTTTGATGCGATCATGAAATCCCAGCCGCAAATATTGAATGACTGGAAAGCACGGCTGTGGAGTCGGTTCTTCTTGTTGTCGGTGTTTGCGACAATGTATCTCAATGACATCCAACGCAAGGACTTTTATGCCACCCTTGGATTGGATGCGCGAGAATACGACATCCATGTAATTAAGAAGACTAACGAAAACGCAGGTCGAGTGTTCCCATTGATGCTGGATGTAGAGAATCCAGAGTTTTATGAACGCTTGGATACTTGTATAAGCAATAACGAGAAGCTGGGTGCGATCGCTAACTCTAGCACTCCCAAATTCCTGCAAATCTTCCAAAAACTGCCGCTTTACATCTCCAGTGGCTGGCAGTTATTGCGGCTGTACCTGATGAAACCGATTGATACTGTTTCTGCTCAAGGGGCAGTTCGTTAA
- the ligA gene encoding NAD-dependent DNA ligase LigA, whose protein sequence is MTQIKPEVKRTEELRQLLQQASFAYYVLDAPIMEDAVYDQLYRELQQLEIQYPELTAPDSPTQRVGELKHTQFTSVRHNIPLYSLENAFNIDELQAWEQRWRRQLPKIDSVEYVSELKIDGSALALTYQDGILVRGATRGDGATGEDITQNVRTIRSIPLRLNFEGLEILERVEVRGEAFLPLEVFKQINEERQKAGEQLFANPRNAAAGTLRQLDSRIVAKRRLDFFGYTLHIPGRDDASIANTQWEALELLKKMGFRVNPNHKLCASIAEVAKYYEYWDTERLNLPYMTDGVVVKLNSFKLQEQLGFTQKFPRWAVALKYAAEEAPTRVENIAVNVGRTGALTPLAEMRPVQLAGTTVSRATLHNSDRITQLDIRIGDTVIVRKAGEIIPEVLRVLKELRPSDTEPFVMPTHCPVCGQPVVRESGEAVTRCVNASCAAILKGSIEHWVSRDALDIKGLGEKLVHQLVDKGLVHSVADLYELTENKLCALERMGEKSAEKLVDAIAQSKNQPWSRVLYGLGIRHVGSVNAQLLTQKYFTVDQLATAKQSDIEGIYGIGAEIAQSVYQWFRIDANQRLIERLQAEGLQLAATEETKTVGDVNQKFAGKTFVITGTLPTLKRDEAKALIQKAGGKVTESVSKKTDYLVVGEDAGSKLEKAVSLGITQLSEVQLLEMLED, encoded by the coding sequence ATGACACAGATTAAGCCGGAAGTAAAGCGCACAGAAGAATTGCGCCAGTTATTGCAACAAGCAAGCTTCGCTTATTACGTTTTAGATGCTCCAATTATGGAGGATGCAGTCTATGACCAGCTATATCGAGAATTGCAACAACTGGAAATTCAATATCCAGAATTGACAGCACCTGATAGTCCGACTCAGCGCGTGGGTGAGCTTAAGCATACGCAGTTTACCTCGGTGCGGCATAATATCCCGCTATACAGTCTGGAGAATGCATTTAATATCGATGAGTTGCAAGCCTGGGAGCAGCGTTGGCGGCGACAACTACCGAAAATAGATTCGGTGGAATATGTCAGTGAACTCAAAATTGATGGTTCTGCTTTGGCTCTTACCTATCAAGATGGCATTCTAGTAAGGGGTGCAACTAGGGGTGATGGGGCGACGGGTGAAGATATCACCCAAAATGTGCGGACAATTCGCTCAATTCCCTTACGTTTGAATTTTGAAGGGTTAGAAATTCTAGAAAGGGTGGAAGTACGCGGCGAGGCGTTTTTACCGTTGGAAGTGTTTAAACAAATTAACGAGGAAAGACAAAAAGCAGGTGAGCAATTATTTGCCAATCCTCGTAATGCCGCAGCTGGTACACTCAGGCAACTAGACTCGCGTATTGTCGCTAAACGGCGATTAGATTTCTTTGGCTACACCTTGCACATTCCTGGTAGAGATGACGCCAGTATTGCCAATACCCAATGGGAAGCATTGGAGTTATTAAAAAAGATGGGTTTTCGAGTCAACCCCAACCACAAACTGTGTGCCTCGATCGCAGAAGTGGCAAAATATTATGAATACTGGGATACGGAACGGCTGAATTTACCCTACATGACTGATGGGGTAGTAGTAAAGCTGAATTCTTTTAAACTTCAAGAACAGCTAGGGTTTACGCAGAAATTCCCTCGCTGGGCAGTAGCTCTAAAGTACGCAGCCGAAGAAGCACCCACCCGTGTAGAAAATATTGCTGTAAATGTCGGACGAACGGGAGCGTTAACGCCGTTAGCCGAGATGCGCCCGGTGCAACTGGCGGGGACAACAGTTTCTCGCGCGACTTTACACAATAGCGATCGCATTACTCAATTAGACATCCGCATTGGCGATACTGTGATTGTCCGCAAAGCGGGAGAAATCATCCCAGAAGTGCTGAGGGTACTAAAAGAACTCCGTCCCTCTGACACTGAACCTTTCGTTATGCCCACCCATTGCCCAGTCTGTGGTCAACCAGTGGTGCGAGAATCAGGTGAGGCGGTAACTCGGTGCGTCAATGCTTCCTGTGCAGCGATTCTCAAAGGTTCCATTGAACATTGGGTAAGTCGTGATGCCTTGGATATTAAAGGTTTAGGCGAAAAGCTGGTGCATCAACTCGTTGATAAAGGTTTGGTGCATTCCGTTGCCGATTTGTATGAGTTGACAGAAAACAAATTGTGTGCATTAGAAAGGATGGGGGAAAAGTCGGCAGAGAAATTAGTGGATGCGATCGCTCAATCGAAAAACCAACCTTGGTCAAGGGTATTGTATGGTTTAGGCATCCGTCACGTTGGCAGTGTGAATGCCCAATTGTTGACTCAGAAATATTTCACTGTAGACCAGTTAGCTACAGCAAAGCAATCAGATATTGAAGGAATTTACGGTATCGGTGCTGAAATTGCCCAATCTGTGTACCAGTGGTTTCGGATTGATGCCAACCAAAGGTTAATAGAACGTTTACAAGCAGAAGGATTACAATTAGCTGCCACGGAGGAAACAAAAACAGTTGGTGATGTTAATCAAAAGTTTGCAGGTAAAACTTTTGTAATTACGGGAACATTGCCAACCTTAAAGCGAGATGAAGCGAAAGCTTTGATTCAAAAAGCTGGTGGAAAAGTGACTGAATCAGTGAGTAAAAAAACAGATTATTTGGTAGTAGGAGAAGATGCAGGTTCTAAATTAGAAAAAGCAGTCTCGTTGGGAATTACGCAATTAAGCGAGGTGCAGTTGTTAGAGATGCTTGAGGATTGA
- a CDS encoding vWA domain-containing protein yields MTSNNIEIVFSFDTTGSMYPCLTQVRRKIKNTVTRLIDEIPLIRIGIIAHGDYCDAGSTYVTKIFNISGDVDAICDFVQNVEPTGGGDAPECYELVLHESQSLSWSKSATKSLVLIGDDIPHPPAHNPKKLNWRKELDKLAEAEITVYGVQALNRPHATPFYQELAEKSGGFHINLDQFSYISDLFLAVCYQQSSTDQLQAYEQEVIDQGRMSRGLNKIFNTMMNREATSYYESADLRAVYPGRFQILEVEQDISIKAFVLENGLSFKVGRGFYEFTKTETIQAQKEIILMERVTGDLFEGGAAREILGLPMDATIRIKPSNLEKYVVFVQSTSANRKLIGKTRFLYEVEDWDR; encoded by the coding sequence ATGACAAGTAATAATATTGAGATTGTTTTCAGTTTTGATACAACTGGGAGTATGTACCCTTGCCTTACCCAGGTACGGCGAAAAATCAAAAATACCGTTACCAGACTGATAGACGAAATTCCCTTAATTCGGATTGGGATTATTGCTCATGGTGACTACTGCGATGCAGGTTCAACTTATGTCACCAAAATATTTAATATATCCGGTGATGTTGATGCTATCTGTGATTTTGTGCAAAATGTCGAGCCTACTGGTGGCGGAGATGCACCAGAATGTTACGAATTAGTATTACATGAATCCCAATCTTTATCTTGGTCAAAGTCAGCAACAAAATCACTGGTTTTGATTGGCGATGATATTCCCCATCCTCCAGCCCACAATCCTAAAAAACTAAATTGGCGCAAAGAGTTAGATAAATTAGCTGAGGCAGAAATTACAGTTTACGGAGTTCAAGCACTCAATCGCCCTCATGCTACTCCTTTTTATCAAGAACTTGCAGAAAAGTCTGGCGGTTTTCATATCAACTTAGACCAGTTTTCGTATATTAGTGACTTGTTTTTAGCAGTTTGCTACCAACAATCTTCTACCGATCAGCTACAAGCTTATGAACAAGAAGTAATTGATCAAGGACGCATGAGCCGTGGGTTAAATAAAATATTTAACACTATGATGAACCGGGAAGCAACATCCTATTACGAATCGGCTGATTTACGGGCAGTTTATCCAGGACGTTTCCAGATTTTAGAGGTTGAACAAGATATTTCAATTAAAGCGTTTGTATTGGAAAATGGTTTGAGTTTTAAAGTTGGGCGGGGTTTCTACGAATTCACAAAAACAGAAACTATCCAGGCTCAAAAAGAAATTATCTTAATGGAGCGGGTAACGGGTGATTTATTTGAAGGAGGGGCTGCACGAGAAATATTAGGTCTACCGATGGATGCAACGATTCGGATTAAACCGAGTAACCTAGAAAAGTATGTTGTGTTTGTCCAAAGTACCTCTGCTAATCGTAAACTGATTGGCAAAACTCGATTTTTATATGAAGTCGAAGACTGGGATCGCTAA